A part of Streptomyces sp. DSM 40750 genomic DNA contains:
- a CDS encoding class I SAM-dependent methyltransferase, with product MAEPSFLTAVRESYDTVAVDYVERVPPPAEMDPLSRAMLAGFAELVRTAGLGPVADLGCCPGRVTAHLAGMGVSTFGVDLSPKMIGLARHAYPNLRFTEGSMTSLEMGDDELGGILAWYSTHHTPPQWLPAVFSEFHRTLAPGGYLLWGDYVGDERLHPTQSYGRPVSYESYLLPLDRIVGLLDQAGLVVAARLEQEPGGRVRRPHACLLARKPERP from the coding sequence ATGGCCGAGCCCTCCTTTCTGACCGCCGTGCGTGAGTCGTACGACACGGTTGCCGTCGACTACGTCGAACGCGTCCCGCCTCCAGCCGAGATGGACCCGCTGTCACGCGCGATGCTGGCGGGGTTCGCCGAACTCGTGCGGACGGCCGGTCTGGGGCCGGTCGCGGACCTGGGATGCTGCCCCGGCCGCGTGACGGCGCACCTGGCAGGGATGGGGGTGTCCACCTTTGGCGTCGATCTGTCACCGAAGATGATCGGGCTGGCCCGCCACGCCTATCCGAACCTGCGGTTCACCGAGGGCTCGATGACCTCGCTGGAGATGGGGGACGACGAGCTCGGCGGCATCCTGGCCTGGTACTCCACCCACCACACGCCCCCGCAGTGGCTGCCAGCGGTGTTCTCCGAGTTCCACCGCACGCTCGCGCCCGGCGGCTACCTGCTCTGGGGAGACTATGTCGGCGATGAACGGCTGCATCCGACCCAGAGCTATGGCCGTCCGGTGTCCTACGAGTCGTACCTTCTGCCGCTGGACCGCATAGTCGGCCTGCTGGACCAGGCCGGACTCGTCGTCGCCGCGAGACTGGAGCAGGAGCCCGGCGGACGGGTGAGGAGACCGCACGCCTGCCTCCTGGCCCGCAAGCCGGAAAGGCCCTGA